The following coding sequences are from one Devosia yakushimensis window:
- a CDS encoding HAD family hydrolase — MKPQSDILRLAPFQAAIFDMDGTLLDTEAVFKTIVFEVCTELGFEMTDAVHMAMVGSSHERTNQLLIEAYGVAFPYTLFDERCRVSMRERTHAGVPVKQGAREFLTELRDRKIPIAVATSSRQPHAHTHLGAAGLLDLFETVVTRDDVVNPKPHPEPYLTAARRLGIDPTQCLALEDSHAGVRAAHAAGMQTVMVPDLVHPNDELRALGISVLESLDHVRLAAFTPR, encoded by the coding sequence ATGAAACCCCAAAGCGACATTCTGCGCCTCGCGCCCTTCCAGGCCGCCATCTTCGATATGGACGGCACGCTGCTCGATACCGAAGCGGTGTTCAAAACCATCGTCTTTGAAGTCTGCACCGAGCTGGGCTTCGAAATGACCGATGCGGTGCATATGGCCATGGTGGGCTCCAGCCACGAGCGCACCAATCAATTGCTGATCGAGGCCTATGGCGTGGCTTTCCCCTATACTTTGTTTGACGAGCGCTGCCGCGTCAGCATGCGCGAGCGCACCCATGCGGGTGTGCCGGTCAAGCAGGGCGCACGGGAATTTCTGACTGAATTGCGCGATCGCAAGATCCCCATTGCCGTCGCGACGTCGTCGCGCCAGCCCCATGCTCATACCCATCTGGGTGCGGCGGGCCTGCTTGATCTGTTCGAGACCGTGGTCACCCGCGACGACGTGGTCAATCCCAAGCCCCATCCCGAACCCTATCTCACGGCAGCCCGGCGGCTTGGCATCGACCCCACGCAATGCCTCGCCCTCGAGGACAGCCATGCTGGCGTGCGGGCGGCTCATGCGGCGGGCATGCAGACCGTCATGGTGCCCGATCTGGTCCACCCCAATGATGAATTGCGGGCGCTCGGTATCTCCGTCCTGGAAAGCCTCGATCACGTGCGCCTGGCCGCGTTCACGCCCCGCTGA
- a CDS encoding gamma carbonic anhydrase family protein gives MSLYELDGVAPRIDPGVAWIAPTAVLVGNVVVGEDAGIWFGAVARGDNEAITIGARTNVQDNAVLHTDMGFPLTIGEGCTIGHKAMLHGCSIGDNSLIGMGATVLNGARIGRNCLIGAGALITEGKEIPDGSLVVGAPGKVIRTLDAEAIAGLTRSAEGYVRNARRFATGLADVTARPSDFEPA, from the coding sequence ATGAGCCTATATGAACTCGATGGCGTAGCGCCGCGGATCGATCCAGGTGTGGCCTGGATCGCGCCGACCGCCGTGCTGGTCGGCAATGTGGTGGTGGGAGAAGATGCCGGCATCTGGTTCGGCGCGGTAGCGCGCGGCGACAATGAAGCCATCACCATCGGCGCCCGGACCAATGTGCAGGACAATGCGGTGCTCCATACCGATATGGGCTTTCCCCTGACCATCGGGGAAGGCTGCACGATCGGGCACAAAGCCATGCTGCATGGCTGCAGCATTGGCGACAATAGCTTGATCGGCATGGGCGCCACCGTGCTCAATGGCGCCAGGATCGGCCGCAATTGCCTGATCGGGGCCGGGGCCCTGATCACCGAGGGCAAGGAAATTCCCGATGGCTCGCTGGTCGTGGGGGCGCCTGGCAAGGTGATCCGGACGCTCGATGCGGAAGCCATTGCCGGGCTCACGCGCTCGGCCGAGGGCTATGTGCGCAATGCCAGGCGCTTTGCCACCGGCCTCGCCGATGTGACGGCGCGGCCATCCGATTTCGAACCGGCATAG
- a CDS encoding protein adenylyltransferase SelO translates to MPQFKPATAHETLGDAFFDRVAAADFPKTILRHRDQRWAARMGLDGLSEAEWIDHFARFVPLPGSFNQPLALRYHGHQFRSYNADLGDGRGFLFAQGYDLTDGRLLDFGTKGSGKTPWSRGGDGRLTLKGGVREVLATEMLEALGVYTSKSFSLIETGEELYRGDEPSPTRSSVLVRLSHSHIRIGTFQRLAYLEDTAGIGQLVDYTIANYYPQLSEAPDKPAALLEAVVAAVARLGAQWIAAGFVHGVLNTDNINVTGESFDYGPWRFLPSYDPDFTAAYFDETGLYSFGRQPDTLAWNLTRLAECLLPLSSIEALEPALNTIWPQFRAALPAAMLARLGLEPRDVDSDSAFVTALFGFLSQSRAPYEQFFFDWRGGALSAERAAASPSAELYASEAFRPIADAMEAYAPTKTVNLDHPYFARRKPRTMLIDEVEAIWAPIAERDDWGMFAQALAEIAEMRDGYGIIV, encoded by the coding sequence ATGCCCCAATTCAAACCAGCCACAGCGCACGAAACGCTCGGCGATGCGTTCTTCGATCGTGTCGCGGCGGCCGATTTTCCCAAGACCATCCTGCGCCATCGCGACCAGCGCTGGGCCGCAAGGATGGGGCTCGACGGGCTGAGCGAGGCCGAATGGATCGATCATTTTGCCCGTTTCGTGCCCCTGCCGGGCTCGTTCAACCAGCCGTTGGCGCTGCGTTATCACGGGCATCAATTCCGCAGCTACAATGCCGACCTGGGGGACGGGCGCGGTTTCCTGTTTGCCCAGGGATATGACCTTACGGATGGGCGCCTGCTCGATTTCGGCACCAAGGGCAGCGGCAAGACCCCCTGGTCGCGCGGCGGCGATGGGCGGCTGACGCTCAAGGGCGGCGTGCGGGAGGTGCTGGCCACCGAAATGCTGGAAGCTTTGGGCGTCTATACCTCCAAGAGCTTTTCGCTGATCGAGACCGGCGAAGAGCTCTATCGCGGCGACGAGCCGTCTCCCACTCGCTCTTCGGTGCTGGTCCGGCTCAGCCATAGCCATATCCGCATTGGCACCTTCCAGCGCCTTGCCTATCTAGAAGACACCGCCGGCATCGGCCAATTGGTCGATTATACGATTGCCAATTACTATCCGCAGCTGTCCGAGGCTCCCGACAAGCCAGCCGCCCTGCTCGAAGCGGTGGTCGCGGCAGTTGCCCGGCTGGGGGCGCAATGGATTGCCGCCGGGTTCGTTCATGGCGTGCTCAATACCGACAATATCAATGTCACGGGCGAGAGTTTCGACTATGGGCCCTGGCGGTTCCTGCCCAGCTACGATCCCGATTTCACCGCCGCCTATTTCGACGAGACGGGGCTCTATAGTTTCGGCCGCCAGCCCGATACCCTGGCCTGGAACCTCACGAGGCTAGCCGAATGCCTGCTGCCGCTATCGAGCATCGAGGCGCTGGAACCCGCGCTCAATACGATCTGGCCGCAATTCCGCGCCGCCCTGCCCGCCGCCATGCTGGCCCGGCTGGGGCTTGAGCCCCGCGACGTGGACAGCGACAGCGCCTTTGTCACGGCCCTGTTCGGCTTTCTCAGCCAGTCCCGGGCGCCCTATGAGCAATTTTTCTTCGATTGGCGCGGCGGGGCCCTGAGTGCCGAGCGGGCGGCGGCCAGTCCGTCGGCCGAGCTTTATGCGAGCGAGGCCTTCCGGCCCATTGCCGATGCCATGGAGGCCTATGCGCCAACCAAGACGGTCAATCTTGATCATCCATATTTCGCGCGCCGGAAGCCGCGTACCATGCTGATCGATGAGGTCGAGGCGATCTGGGCGCCCATTGCCGAGCGCGACGACTGGGGGATGTTCGCCCAGGCACTGGCCGAAATCGCCGAGATGCGCGATGGCTATGGCATCATTGTCTGA
- a CDS encoding response regulator transcription factor, protein MPKIALVDDDRNILTSVSLTLEAEGYQVATYTDGASGLEGLTTDKPDLAILDIKMPRMDGMELLRRLRQKSDVPVIFLTSKDEEIDELFGLKMGADDFITKPFSQRLLVERVKAILRRSAPRDPSAPAGAAGEAQPGKALIERGSLVMDEERHTCTWKGQRVTLTVTEFLILQALALRPGVVKSRNALMDAAYDDQVYVDDRTIDSHIKRLRKKFKATDDDFEMIETLYGVGYRFKEQ, encoded by the coding sequence ATGCCCAAGATTGCCCTGGTAGATGACGACCGCAATATTCTGACCTCGGTGTCGCTGACGCTCGAGGCGGAAGGCTATCAGGTCGCCACCTATACCGATGGTGCCTCCGGGCTCGAAGGCCTCACCACCGACAAACCCGATCTTGCCATTCTCGATATCAAGATGCCGCGCATGGACGGCATGGAATTGCTGCGCCGCCTGCGCCAGAAGTCGGATGTGCCGGTGATCTTCCTCACGTCCAAGGACGAAGAGATCGACGAGCTGTTCGGCCTTAAGATGGGCGCCGACGATTTCATCACCAAGCCGTTCAGCCAGCGCCTGCTGGTCGAGCGCGTCAAGGCGATCCTGCGCCGTTCCGCCCCGCGCGACCCCTCTGCGCCCGCCGGTGCTGCCGGCGAAGCCCAGCCGGGCAAGGCGCTGATCGAGCGCGGCTCGCTGGTGATGGATGAAGAACGCCATACCTGCACCTGGAAGGGGCAGCGGGTGACCCTGACCGTCACCGAATTCCTGATCCTGCAGGCGCTGGCGCTGCGGCCCGGTGTCGTCAAGTCGCGCAATGCGCTGATGGACGCGGCCTATGACGATCAGGTCTATGTCGACGATCGCACCATCGACAGCCACATCAAGCGGCTGCGCAAGAAGTTCAAGGCGACCGACGACGACTTCGAGATGATCGAGACGCTCTATGGCGTCGGCTATCGCTTCAAGGAGCAATAA
- the pckA gene encoding phosphoenolpyruvate carboxykinase (ATP): MSVFDHSALRDRIVRDAASVSHNDIAPRLVARAVADGGAELTADGAVSVRTGAFTGRSPKDKFIVRDGLTENSVWWDNSGAMSPAHFDILLADAEDHLAGQPIYRQDLLAGADPRHQYGVTVLTPSAWHALFIRNLLIRPGEMVPESDNPVAVTIVHVPAFKADPARHGSRTDTVIALDMSRNIVVIAGTLYAGEIKKSVFSLFNFHAPRQGVLPMHCSANIGANGDSALFFGLSGTGKTTLSNDPDRPLIGDDEHGWSEDGVFNLEGGCYAKTIKLSPSAEPEIFAATAKFGTVLENVVLDANSLPAFDDVSLTENTRAAYPIHVLPAIARGSVGGTPRTVVFLTADAFGVLPPIARLTPEQAVYHFLSGYTAKVAGTERGVTEPQATFSACFGAPFMPLHPTVYGAMLAEKLRASGASAWLINTGWTGGGYGVGKRIDIASTRRLLTAALNGELDTAEMRTDELFGFAVPLAVPGINPTLLTPRATWADSHAYDHQATHLAGLFRANFEKFGTGANAAPGPRMAQAAE, from the coding sequence ATGAGTGTGTTCGACCATAGCGCCTTGCGGGACCGGATTGTCAGGGACGCCGCTTCGGTATCACACAACGATATCGCCCCACGCCTGGTTGCACGCGCCGTTGCCGATGGCGGCGCCGAGCTCACCGCCGATGGTGCGGTTTCGGTGCGCACCGGCGCCTTTACCGGCCGCTCGCCCAAGGACAAGTTCATCGTGCGCGACGGGCTGACCGAGAACAGCGTGTGGTGGGACAATTCGGGCGCCATGAGCCCGGCCCATTTCGATATTCTGCTTGCCGATGCAGAGGATCATCTCGCCGGTCAGCCGATTTACCGCCAGGACCTTCTGGCCGGGGCCGATCCGCGCCATCAATATGGCGTCACCGTGCTCACCCCCAGCGCCTGGCATGCCCTCTTCATCCGTAACCTGCTGATCCGCCCCGGCGAGATGGTGCCCGAAAGCGACAATCCGGTGGCGGTGACCATCGTCCATGTCCCCGCTTTCAAGGCCGACCCGGCCCGCCATGGCAGCCGCACCGATACGGTGATCGCGCTCGATATGAGCCGCAATATCGTTGTCATCGCCGGCACGCTCTATGCCGGGGAGATCAAGAAGAGTGTCTTCAGCCTCTTCAACTTCCATGCCCCCCGCCAGGGCGTCCTGCCCATGCATTGCTCGGCCAATATCGGGGCCAATGGCGACAGCGCGCTGTTCTTCGGCCTGTCGGGCACGGGCAAGACCACGCTCAGCAATGACCCCGACCGCCCGCTGATCGGGGATGACGAACATGGCTGGAGCGAGGATGGCGTGTTCAACCTCGAAGGGGGATGCTACGCCAAGACCATCAAGCTCAGCCCGAGCGCCGAGCCCGAAATTTTCGCGGCCACCGCCAAATTTGGCACGGTGCTGGAAAATGTCGTGCTGGATGCTAACAGTCTGCCAGCATTCGACGACGTTTCGCTCACCGAAAATACCCGTGCGGCCTATCCCATTCACGTGCTGCCGGCCATTGCCAGGGGTAGTGTGGGCGGCACGCCGCGCACCGTGGTTTTCCTTACCGCAGACGCCTTTGGCGTGCTGCCGCCCATCGCCCGGCTCACCCCGGAACAGGCGGTCTATCATTTCCTCTCAGGTTATACCGCCAAGGTGGCCGGCACCGAACGCGGCGTCACCGAGCCGCAAGCCACGTTCTCGGCCTGTTTCGGCGCGCCCTTCATGCCGCTCCATCCCACCGTCTATGGCGCCATGCTGGCCGAAAAACTGAGGGCTAGCGGGGCTTCGGCCTGGCTGATCAATACCGGCTGGACCGGGGGCGGCTATGGCGTGGGCAAACGCATCGACATCGCCTCGACACGGCGCCTTCTCACCGCCGCGCTCAATGGTGAATTGGACACAGCCGAAATGCGGACCGACGAACTGTTCGGCTTTGCCGTGCCGCTGGCCGTTCCCGGCATCAATCCAACCCTATTGACGCCCCGCGCCACCTGGGCCGACAGCCACGCCTACGACCACCAGGCGACCCATCTGGCCGGGCTGTTCCGCGCAAACTTCGAGAAATTCGGCACCGGCGCCAATGCTGCGCCGGGCCCCCGGATGGCGCAGGCGGCGGAGTAG
- a CDS encoding cell wall hydrolase, with the protein MKARRKRPDGLRGKDGALTQTWQVIAVRAVSHVLILCAVALVLFVTLAPAHAEALRIADVTPLDVPADLAVLRAQPALGATAVPLEPGQQKLTEALLSNYVARQQALRAFDVAAALPQPELNSEVLMGYIARGSFGGSNGALSAIDSFAASSAPSERALNPSVLAAYIESGYQTTGQRLDHANTERGCLAQAIYHEARGESEAGQLAVANVIVNRARSGKFPSTLCGVIYQNANKGRYRCQFTFACDGRDDAPGERRAWARSKDLAQQVYAEFALGENVGAVPGSTLYYHTTAVRPAWANTYNAVAEIGSHIFYSPN; encoded by the coding sequence ATGAAGGCCCGCCGGAAACGGCCGGACGGGCTCAGGGGCAAGGACGGGGCATTGACGCAAACCTGGCAGGTCATCGCTGTGCGTGCGGTTTCGCATGTGCTGATCCTGTGCGCGGTTGCGCTCGTGCTGTTCGTTACCCTGGCTCCTGCTCATGCCGAAGCTCTCCGCATCGCCGATGTGACCCCGCTCGACGTGCCGGCCGATCTGGCCGTGTTGCGCGCCCAGCCGGCCCTTGGCGCGACCGCGGTGCCGCTTGAGCCTGGCCAGCAGAAACTGACTGAAGCGCTGCTCTCCAATTACGTCGCCCGCCAGCAGGCGTTGCGCGCCTTTGACGTCGCCGCCGCCCTGCCGCAGCCCGAACTCAATTCCGAAGTGCTGATGGGCTATATCGCCCGCGGGTCGTTCGGCGGCAGCAATGGCGCGCTTTCGGCTATCGACAGCTTCGCCGCTTCCAGCGCCCCCTCCGAGCGGGCGCTTAATCCTTCGGTGCTCGCCGCCTATATCGAAAGCGGCTACCAGACCACCGGCCAGCGTCTCGACCATGCCAATACCGAGCGCGGTTGCCTCGCCCAGGCTATTTATCACGAGGCGCGCGGGGAAAGCGAAGCCGGCCAGCTCGCTGTCGCCAATGTCATCGTCAACCGGGCGCGCTCGGGCAAGTTCCCGTCCACCCTCTGCGGCGTCATCTACCAGAACGCCAATAAGGGCCGCTATCGCTGCCAGTTTACCTTCGCCTGCGACGGCCGCGACGACGCCCCGGGCGAACGCCGCGCCTGGGCCCGCTCCAAGGACCTGGCTCAGCAGGTCTATGCCGAATTCGCCTTGGGTGAAAATGTCGGCGCCGTGCCCGGCTCGACCCTCTACTACCACACCACCGCTGTTCGCCCGGCCTGGGCCAATACCTATAACGCGGTCGCCGAAATCGGCTCTCACATCTTCTATTCGCCCAACTGA
- a CDS encoding bifunctional diguanylate cyclase/phosphodiesterase, with product MTNSTLSQDNRLGWLRPIAVPAVIALIVLVAGGFFLDRQTTILTRERMRAEVQAEISLIRAKLEGNINGNIQLVRGLVSALATEPDMDERRFSALASRLLEERSQLRLVAAARDLVVTLIYPASGNQALEGFDYATDATQREAVFKARDTGRTVLAGPVDLVQGGQGFVGRFPVFTGNGSERRFWGIVSAVVDIDRLYAESGLFDPSLGIEISITGRDARGARGTRFFGPDLDGAQPVVASVVLPSGSWEIAARPKGGWAVDRGIWVLRGLLLVAGALIVFPIVITGRLMGERQLHIRELRQRETELDRLSRRLAVALDSSEVGVWEMDIATRELVWDERMNELYGLPKDGKLRNFGHWKAALHPADFAQALTDFSSGIKGGRYNSVFRVTWPDGTVRTIKAIGAVYNEAESHSKLVGVNWDITEDVARNEDLRRTKLLTEARNRELEAAKNRIEHNALHDSLTGLPNRRYLDDILKRNAARGYAGSGSIAVLHLDLDRFKQINDTLGHAAGDAMLIHASTVLRANCRTTDFVARIGGDEFVVVCPAGDGDEYLGVMAERIINQMRKPVNYQGHQCRFGVSIGIAAGHGADIDVARVLVNADIALYRAKARGRNRFEYFSDTLQAEVVHTKRLADEILSGLERNEFVAFYQPQFDAHSHDVVGVEALARWRHPVLGLRTPDAFLAIAEELNVVASIDRVILDQSLADLERWDAMGLKVPRASVNVSHRRLHDDELIAGLQKLHIPPGRVSFELVESIYLDESDAVVAHNIDRLKELGIEVEIDDFGTGYASIVSLQKLRPARLKIDRQLVDPILDDAGQRQLLASIVDIGKSMGISVIAEGVETMAHAAILAELGCDILQGYAFARPMSRNDLETFLAEQRWRRAS from the coding sequence GTGACGAATTCGACCCTATCGCAGGACAATAGGCTGGGCTGGCTGCGCCCGATCGCCGTGCCGGCAGTGATTGCCTTGATTGTGCTGGTGGCGGGTGGCTTTTTTCTCGACAGGCAGACCACGATCCTCACCCGCGAGAGAATGCGGGCCGAAGTGCAGGCCGAAATTTCCCTGATCCGCGCCAAGCTCGAAGGCAATATCAACGGCAATATCCAATTGGTGCGGGGGCTGGTTTCGGCGCTGGCCACCGAACCGGACATGGATGAGCGCCGCTTTTCGGCGCTCGCATCCCGCTTGTTGGAAGAGAGAAGCCAGCTGCGCCTCGTGGCTGCGGCGCGGGACCTGGTGGTCACCCTGATCTATCCGGCCTCGGGCAACCAGGCGCTGGAGGGATTTGACTATGCGACCGACGCCACCCAGCGCGAAGCGGTATTCAAGGCGCGCGATACCGGCAGGACGGTGCTGGCCGGGCCGGTCGACCTGGTCCAGGGCGGGCAGGGTTTTGTCGGGCGCTTCCCGGTTTTCACCGGCAATGGCAGCGAGCGGCGCTTCTGGGGCATTGTTTCGGCGGTGGTCGATATCGACCGGCTCTATGCCGAAAGCGGCCTGTTCGACCCATCCCTGGGCATCGAAATTTCCATTACCGGCCGGGATGCGCGCGGAGCCAGGGGCACCCGCTTCTTCGGGCCCGACCTCGATGGCGCGCAACCGGTCGTCGCCAGCGTCGTGCTGCCATCGGGTTCCTGGGAAATCGCGGCCCGGCCCAAAGGGGGCTGGGCGGTCGATCGAGGCATATGGGTCTTGCGCGGCCTCTTGCTCGTCGCGGGCGCGCTGATCGTTTTTCCCATTGTCATCACCGGACGGCTCATGGGGGAACGCCAGCTCCATATCCGCGAGCTCAGGCAGCGCGAGACCGAGCTCGACCGGCTGTCCCGCCGGCTCGCCGTGGCGCTCGACAGTTCCGAGGTGGGTGTCTGGGAAATGGACATTGCCACCCGCGAGCTGGTCTGGGACGAGCGGATGAACGAGCTCTACGGGCTGCCCAAGGATGGCAAGCTCCGCAATTTCGGGCATTGGAAGGCGGCGCTCCACCCCGCCGATTTCGCGCAGGCTTTGACCGACTTTTCCTCGGGCATCAAGGGCGGACGCTATAATTCTGTGTTCCGCGTCACCTGGCCAGATGGGACGGTGCGCACCATCAAGGCGATCGGCGCGGTCTATAACGAGGCGGAGAGCCATTCCAAGCTGGTCGGCGTCAACTGGGACATAACCGAAGATGTCGCGCGCAACGAGGATTTGCGGCGCACCAAGCTTCTGACCGAAGCCCGCAACCGGGAGCTGGAAGCCGCCAAGAACCGGATCGAGCACAATGCGCTCCATGATAGCCTCACGGGCCTGCCCAACCGGCGCTATCTCGATGACATCCTCAAGCGCAATGCGGCACGCGGCTATGCCGGCAGCGGCAGCATTGCCGTGCTGCATCTGGATCTCGACCGCTTCAAGCAGATCAACGACACGCTGGGGCATGCCGCTGGTGACGCCATGCTGATCCATGCCAGCACCGTGCTGCGCGCCAATTGCCGGACCACCGATTTCGTGGCGCGGATCGGGGGCGACGAATTCGTCGTGGTCTGCCCGGCAGGGGATGGAGACGAATATCTGGGCGTGATGGCCGAGCGGATCATCAACCAGATGCGCAAGCCGGTGAATTATCAGGGCCATCAATGCCGGTTCGGGGTCAGCATCGGCATTGCCGCCGGACATGGCGCCGATATCGACGTGGCCCGGGTGCTGGTCAATGCCGATATCGCGCTCTACCGCGCCAAGGCGCGCGGGCGGAACCGGTTCGAATATTTCTCGGACACGCTGCAGGCCGAAGTGGTGCATACCAAGCGCCTGGCGGACGAAATCCTGAGCGGGCTCGAGCGCAACGAATTCGTCGCCTTCTACCAGCCCCAGTTCGACGCCCATAGCCACGATGTGGTGGGGGTCGAGGCCCTGGCGCGCTGGCGCCATCCCGTGCTCGGCCTGCGCACGCCCGACGCGTTTCTGGCCATAGCCGAAGAGCTCAATGTGGTGGCGAGCATCGATCGCGTCATTCTCGACCAATCGCTGGCCGATCTCGAGCGCTGGGACGCCATGGGCCTCAAGGTGCCGCGGGCCTCGGTCAATGTCTCCCACCGGCGGCTGCATGACGACGAGCTGATCGCGGGGCTGCAAAAACTCCATATCCCGCCGGGACGGGTATCGTTCGAACTGGTGGAATCGATCTATCTCGATGAGAGCGACGCCGTGGTCGCCCACAATATCGACCGGCTCAAGGAATTGGGCATCGAGGTGGAAATCGACGATTTCGGCACGGGCTATGCCTCCATTGTGTCGCTGCAGAAATTGCGGCCGGCGCGGCTCAAGATCGACCGGCAATTGGTCGATCCCATCCTCGATGATGCCGGACAGCGCCAATTGCTGGCCTCGATCGTCGATATCGGCAAATCCATGGGCATTTCCGTCATCGCCGAGGGCGTGGAAACCATGGCGCATGCCGCGATCCTGGCCGAACTGGGGTGCGATATCCTGCAGGGCTATGCCTTTGCCCGGCCGATGAGCCGGAACGATCTCGAGACATTCCTGGCCGAACAGCGCTGGCGGCGCGCTTCCTGA
- a CDS encoding Gfo/Idh/MocA family protein: MADESGRLGLGIVGAGMGAKPHALALQALKDEIAVLGVHRRNRAELDGFCQTYGFTAAQSYEALLADPRLDMVLVLTPPNARQDIVAAAARAGKHVLIEKPVERTTAAAERLSAQCHAAGIVLGVIFQHRFRNASRALAERIAAGAFGALQTVQVTVPKWRSQQGYYDQPGRGTLAQDGGGVLMNQAIHTLDLMLSLCGAVSEVVAMTATSGFHRMETEDFAVAGLRFANGALGSLTASTAHFPDMPEQLTLGFAKATAMLKGPVLDIFWQDGRTEQIGEAGNASSNTDPMAGPFIWHQRQIADFAAALREGREPVSTGQTALRAHRLIDAIMDSARLGHALPVAKG, encoded by the coding sequence ATGGCGGACGAGAGCGGACGGTTGGGGCTGGGTATTGTCGGCGCGGGCATGGGCGCCAAGCCGCATGCCCTGGCGCTGCAGGCTCTCAAGGACGAGATCGCCGTATTGGGCGTCCACCGGCGCAATCGGGCTGAGCTGGATGGCTTTTGCCAGACCTATGGCTTTACCGCTGCCCAGAGTTACGAGGCACTGCTGGCCGATCCGCGGCTCGACATGGTGCTGGTGCTGACCCCGCCCAATGCGCGGCAGGATATCGTTGCGGCGGCCGCCAGAGCCGGCAAGCATGTGCTTATCGAAAAGCCGGTGGAGCGGACCACCGCAGCGGCCGAGCGGCTCTCTGCCCAATGCCACGCCGCCGGGATCGTACTCGGCGTCATCTTTCAGCATCGCTTTCGCAATGCCAGCCGCGCACTGGCCGAGCGGATCGCGGCGGGCGCCTTCGGAGCCCTCCAGACCGTGCAGGTGACCGTGCCGAAATGGCGCTCGCAGCAGGGCTATTACGACCAGCCCGGCCGCGGCACGCTGGCGCAGGATGGCGGGGGCGTATTGATGAACCAGGCCATTCACACGCTCGATCTGATGCTGAGCCTTTGCGGAGCGGTTTCAGAGGTTGTCGCCATGACGGCAACGAGCGGATTTCACCGCATGGAAACCGAAGACTTCGCGGTGGCGGGCCTGCGCTTTGCCAATGGCGCTTTGGGTTCGCTCACCGCCAGTACGGCGCATTTTCCCGATATGCCCGAACAATTGACGCTCGGCTTTGCCAAGGCCACGGCCATGCTCAAAGGCCCCGTGCTCGATATTTTCTGGCAGGATGGGCGAACCGAACAGATCGGGGAGGCCGGCAATGCCAGCAGCAATACCGACCCCATGGCCGGCCCCTTTATCTGGCATCAACGCCAGATCGCCGATTTCGCCGCCGCGCTCCGGGAAGGCCGCGAACCGGTATCGACTGGCCAAACCGCGCTACGCGCCCATCGGCTGATCGACGCCATCATGGACAGCGCGCGGCTCGGCCACGCGCTGCCAGTCGCGAAAGGCTAG
- a CDS encoding DeoR/GlpR family DNA-binding transcription regulator, producing MSEAQTRQQAILELARLEGRVIVEPLATRFAVSVQTIRKDLNQLCDQRLLKRMHGGAVLPSGIENLEYEARRGIAAAEKQAIGKAAAALIPNDASLFINIGTTTEAVSQALLDHSGLLVITNNINVANRMRVYPQFEVVIAGGVVRGSDGGIVGEAAAGFFSQFKVDYAIIGASALDEDGALLDFDYREVKVAQAIIANARHIILVADAGKFARTAPVRIARIDQIDIFVTDRSPSPAFTALCAEAGTMLVETG from the coding sequence TTGAGCGAGGCGCAGACACGCCAGCAGGCGATACTGGAGCTGGCCCGGCTTGAGGGGCGTGTCATTGTCGAGCCGCTGGCGACGCGCTTTGCCGTGTCGGTCCAGACCATCCGCAAGGATCTCAACCAGCTCTGCGACCAGCGCCTGCTCAAGCGCATGCATGGCGGGGCCGTGTTGCCCTCAGGTATCGAAAACCTCGAATATGAAGCGCGGCGCGGCATTGCGGCGGCGGAAAAACAGGCCATCGGCAAGGCCGCGGCGGCGCTCATTCCCAATGACGCATCGCTGTTCATCAATATCGGCACGACGACCGAGGCGGTGAGCCAGGCTCTGCTCGATCACTCGGGCCTTCTGGTCATCACCAACAATATCAATGTGGCCAACCGCATGCGGGTCTATCCGCAATTCGAGGTGGTGATTGCCGGCGGCGTGGTGCGGGGCAGCGATGGCGGCATTGTGGGGGAAGCCGCGGCGGGGTTTTTCTCCCAGTTCAAGGTCGATTACGCCATTATCGGCGCTTCGGCGCTAGACGAAGACGGGGCCCTGCTCGATTTCGACTATCGCGAGGTCAAGGTGGCGCAGGCCATCATCGCCAATGCGCGGCACATCATCCTCGTGGCCGATGCGGGTAAATTCGCGCGCACCGCGCCGGTCAGGATCGCCCGGATCGACCAGATCGACATTTTCGTCACCGACCGCAGTCCATCGCCCGCCTTCACCGCGCTCTGCGCCGAAGCCGGCACGATGCTGGTGGAAACCGGGTAA